The Gasterosteus aculeatus chromosome 12, fGasAcu3.hap1.1, whole genome shotgun sequence DNA window GAATTAATATAGCGGCAAACAACCATTTTTCTATGTGAAATGTATAGTGGAGTCAAAGTTTACCTGAGCAGAACTCTGAGCCTTTAGTTGACTGACAATAAAAACCAGACAATGTTTTCTCAATAACATAACTGaatagatttacattttttttaaacatgttttctcttTCATACGTAGTCATTTAGTGTTTTGTGACATGGGGCTGACAAATGTGCACAAGTAAAACACGTAGTTTAGTATGAATTAGTGCTGCACGGTACAGCGGTTCAAATGgtagctcacaacaagaagtaattCTGTTGCTACAtggaaacacggaaaagagcgacacaagaggaacaacgagagaccagagatgcaccaacacaacttgtgcccaagagaggagctgtgtctgtttggagggttttggtTTTGGAGAATCTGACGTAAGTTACATTAGACTTTATTGCAGAGTCTGTCGAGTCCCTCGACAGACTGTGGTGGcgacactagcagccacaacaagctaacacgctaactcgccggccagttacgagcaagttggccagcaaGAGGCGaaccttttcggggtcaatgagtgtttacttgaaaaagcaatagcATTATATATCAGGACACCTCAGAATCTTTCTTAATGAAGTGATATGGATTTCTGACCATACCGTGCAGCCATAGTATGAATATCGTATTGTTTTATGTTACATGCGTATGAGTGGACCACTTCCCCTGATCAGGTCCAACAAGTGTCGCACTGAGCCGTCACAAGGACGCAGAAACGCGCAGTAGGGGGATCAGGTCAAAAATGGCTGATGTGCAAATGGATTATGGGCCGGCCTCTTGGGTTGTACCGTCACCTTTAGATCCAGAGTAACTCTTTAAACTGGTCGCATTGGTGCGTCTAACCCTTTCCAACACGTTTCAGGTGCTACATCTCACCTCCCACAGATGATGGACATTGTGAAAAGTGATCGTAACAGTGAATAAAAACGTGCAGGTCTGTGTTTTGCCGGTCAGATAAGGCCATCTCTGCCCTCAGATGATGCCACCTCCCCTCTGTACAGCTTTGATGCTCGTCGTACCACCGTGTGAGGGTCACGGCCAGGTGACAGTCTCGGACTGTTTAGACAAAGTGGACACAGCGCACACGGCGCCACCCGTCCAATCTAGAGTCCTGCCGCATGTGGCTGTTGAGGAAGGCCCGGGTGAAGGCCCCGGCTTTAGAGTTGCCCTGAGACTGGAAGGGAGAGTGTGACACAGCGACAGTGACAGAGATGAGacaatgtaatataaaatgtaaatttgaTAGGTTTCTCTTTCCCCCAATGGCGGAGGAAATGTCTACTTTGGCTGATAAAAGCTACTCAGAAAAGATAGTTCAAACTATataaaaagaaatcaatgcGTATGAGCATGTGATATGAAATGATCTCCTGGCAGTTCTGTGCTTCTGTCAACCAAAGCGCCGTTTCCAGCCGTCCAAAAGTCATCACTTCATCATCAGAACTTCTTTTGTGGGAAATTGTCATAATTAATATATGAATGCTTTAGTTGGggccaaatatttattttgtgaggTAACAGAAACTGACCACCAAATGCTAATAAGTTTCTCTGCGGCCAGGTGACGGGCATACAAAGTCAGAAGACAACAAATAAGTACACATTTACGAAGCAAGAACTGCATAGCGTCCGTTTAAAGGAAGTATTGAATGAAATGTCAAAAGTCcgagtaaaaataaaaataaatggaaacttCATTCTATCTTGCACCTTTTTAGGCTTGTTAATGCTCTATTAAATGggcctgttgtttttcttgctgcttttaaattaaaaagatttTAATTTGACTATTGTTGCATTGTCATTGACTTAATGAAGGTAGGCAGCTAATcgttcatatttttaaaaagtggaaagaaggattttgttttttgtgattttttacaaaaacaacaacgaaaTCAATATCAATAGTTATGATTTTTTTGTAGGAAAGTCTTTGCACGGACAGATGACACTTGTGGAATACACATTTTATAGTACAGCAGTTGACAAGATGGTATCGACTCACCTCCACAGCGAGAACCTTCACCAGGTCCCGAGGGATCCCGACTCGAATCCGCGAGTCTGTTGAACAGGTCAAACAAAACCAGTTACACACTGGACCACAaagcgacacggagctctccggcaagacaaagggtggaggaatctgcttctacttcaacaacagctggtgcaacgacgtaacggtgatcctacaacactgttctcctgatctggaaacttttttcatcaactgcaaacccttttattccccccgtgagttcgcttcattcatcctggtcggtgtttacatgccgccggcgggcaacgtgcacgaggcacagcggacactcgccgaccagatacggcgtgtggagcggaccaacccggactctttagttattgtcctcggggactttaacaaaggaaatctcagccatgaacttcctaaatacagacagtttattaaatgccccaccagagaggagaacacgctggatcactgttacaccacagtaagcagggcttatcacgccgtccctcatgctgcactgggacactctgaccacctcatggtccatctgattcctgcatacaggcagaaactaaagctctgcaaacctgtagtgagggaattcaagaagtggaccagtgaggcgctggaggatcttcgggcgtgctttgactgcacagactgggatgttttcaggactgctactgacagtctggatgagttcacagaggctgtaacttcctacatcggcttctgtgaggacagctgtgtaccacaatgcaccagggtgagttacaacaacgacaaaccctggttcacagcggaactcggaacactacgcctgcagaaggatcaggcatttaggagcgggaCAAatacttgtacacagaggcaaaatacaagtttagcaaggcggtgagagatgctaaacgaccgtactctgagaaactccaacaacagttctcagcaagtgactctgcttcggtttggagaggcctcaaacacctcactaactacaagccaaaaaccccccactccatgaatgacctccgcctggcagacgagctcaatgagttctactgcagatttgaaagacaatgtcctgatcccatcccccacagctccaccaacctgctgcagtccccctcccctccctcccccagcccatcaggtgctcacgcctcttcatctatatcaccttcccctcccccaccagcaacgaccctctctattctggagagagacattaaccggctctttagaagactgaatccccgtaaggcagccggcccggagtccgtttcccctcactccctgaagcattgcgctgaccagctgtctccggtgttcactgacatcttcaacacctccctggagacatgccacgtaccagcctgcttcaaggcctccaccatcatccctgtccccaagaagcccaggatcacaggactcaatgactacaggcccgtcgccctgacctctgtagtcatgaagtcttttgaacggctagtcctgacccacctgaagtccctcaccgaccccctcctggaccccctgcagttcgcctacagagccaacaggtctgtggacgatgctgtcaacatggccctcaactacatcctccagcatctggactccccaggaacctacgccaggatcctgtttgtggacttcagctctgctttcaacaccatcatcatcaactttattcccttgttttatactaacccatacccttagccttattctactaacccattgcattagcatttcattccactttattttattacttgtgcactgttgtcttgtctgtctactgttgcgcactaaccgccaagacaaattccttgtatgtttgacatattttggctaataaatgtttcctgattcctgattcctgatttcctgGGTTGTTGGCTCTCTGCCATCAGATCATACTTTCTGCAGCAAATTGAAAAGCTCCTTAGGAAAAGCCATTGGTGTGTGAGGACCCTGGTGATGAAGAAACAGAATCAAAGAGGGAAACCTGTCATCCGATCCCGGTTGATTTCATCAGTCTGGAGAATCTCCAAAGTTGTCCCCAAGATTTGGGCAGAATCTTTATCTGTGTCCTCAGAGTTTGATATAACTTTAAACACTTGGAAGTCTAAATGTGAGGGATGGTTATCAAATTCTATTTGGATTAGTTGTTTTTAGGGCAGGGACTTCCCTCTGGCACCGGCAAAAAACCACACCAAGTATCCAACAATGTGTACACAGTCCAACTCTCAGCTATCGGTACATGTTGTACAATCTTTAATTGTTTAGCCTCAAGGGAAAACAttccaaggtgtgtgtgtgtgttgacacacatacacacactataCAGACCTGTCTGACGTGTTACTAATATTCCATTCTGTGCAGTCAGACTGAGAAAGTACAGACTGACACACTGACCCAGAACAAATCTGACAGTTCAGACAGGATGACGTCATTTGGGAGAATAATCGGCTTCCTCTGTACAGAAAGATGCAACGCTTCATTGGCTGCCGTCGTGACGTCCTCCGTGGGTTTGTGGACTAACGCTTGTATTTTGAATGCAGGCTTTTttcttaaatgaaaatgtttctgaATTGCACCACTGATTTAATCCGTTGACTGGGACCCTGGAACAATCTGACACATATTTTAGTATCATGGCAAAGCATACTAAAGATGAAGGTGCTTGTCATTATGCCCAACAATGTGTAGTTGGTTAGACACAAATCTGATAATATGAATGAAGTGTGTGCCATTTTGTGTAAAAGTTTGATTTTGATAATGCTAGGTGTAGTTTCGGTTgcagtgcttcattttgaggTATTTTGCAGTTTGGGTGTGTGGTTTTGTGAATTGTGTTTTGATAAAACCAGACTAGTTTGCAAGATTGTTTGTCAGCagttgaaaaaaactgtaacagTACGAACAgtcagaaaggaggaggggTCTCTTAAGCGGATGCGGTTGAATATTAGGGAAAATACACAGGTTTGCATagcacattattttattatcaaatGCACAACATTTGCAGACACATTTCCTCTCTTACTCATTGTAAAAGTATAAAGACGTTATTCACATTTGTGGTCAACATTCAAGTAGATAGAAGCATTAAAACACATGACCAAAATCACAGATTCATCTAATGGAAATGAATCCCCAAATGTATCAAAAAATGAACATAAGAAccgtataaatatatatattttaactttaTACATTATTTATGATAATGACCTTCCACTGTCCAAAGCATCCTGCCCTTCCATTAACAAGGCCACACCAGgctgttcttcttctcccccttcttATGCTCAGGGCTGCATGTGTGCGGTTGTAGGTTGACGTAGATGGGCCAGTTCTCCATCTGGGAGTTCAACCACTTGGGGTCATCgtcctccatctgctcctcggcctcctcctcctcacttgaTCCATCCTCTCCATCTGAGTATCTCCTCTCTGTGTGGCGCTCGTTCCAGTGACACACCTGCTGGGCCTCCTGCGTCGTCCTGGTCGAGGAGCTTGAGTGGTACCCGGTGCAAAGTGCGGTTGTAGTGCAGTGTGGTTGTAAGTTGACGTAGATGGGCCAGTTCTCCACCTGGGAGTTCAACCACTTGGGGGGGTCACCGTCCTCCATCTGctccatggcctcctcctcctcacttgaTCCATCCgagcttctcctctctgtgtggtGCTCGTTCCAGTGACACACCCGCTGGGCCTCCTCCGTCGTCCTGCTCGAGGAGTTTGTGTGACACCCGATGCAGATCCTCCAGCACTTAGTCGGGTGGATGTGTTGGATTACCGCTCGGGTCTTGGAGCATGCGGCGCAGACCAGGAAGCCACATTTCCGGCAGTGGTGTCGACGCTGGGTCACGGAGAACCTGTCGAAGCAGCGCATGCAGATTGCGGAGGCAGAGTCGGGGATACAGGTTTTGGCAAAGTGGGAGCTGGTCCGGCAGTCCCTGTTCTGCAGCAGAATGGACCGGCAGTCCTCGATTTGCTGGATCCAGGCCCGCTTCTCCTCCTGGGAGGCGGCTGCCACGTAGAAGGACTTGCGTGGCGTACGGATCAGCCACTGGTTCTTTATTGATAATCCGTTCTCTAGGTCCTCAAGTTGGCAGtcctctgaaaataaaaaataacagtcCAATTGAAATGAATTTCAGAGGAAAGTGATATTTAGAAACCCTCTGCTGGTTTTGTCATTCAAGCCCTATGGTTTGGTTTACATTGTTTGACTTTTACGCAACTCAAGCTTATTCGGATCAATGACTTGCTTTTGGTAATCCAATAGAATAGATTAAAAATTGCCAACTGCCTACACTGCAAAATagtcaaaaaatgtaatgaactAAATACTGTGAGATTTAATTACGGTTATGTCCAACAGTCAAAATTCCAAAGTTCCAATAACTGCAGTTCCTCAAACGGCCACTTTTAAAAAAGCTTCAATTTCCGTTGGACCCCCATGTAAAATTGTACGTTCTGAACAGCCGGATCACAAACGTATGGTGGCCCTGAAGCAGTGTGAATTTCGTGGATGAAAACTATGCcgaaatatttatgattaaatGTGAccaaaactaatatgcatttttaatatgcaagactaaatcaaaaatagctgcccaAATAACACtgccctgaagtgcaaatcacgacggcaaataggaaaacacaagagCAAATCATAAAGGGTAGGGCCTatctagcagaggacggacccttctgattggacagacggactgactGTGTTTTAACAGTCTTAATTCGAAGCCTTTCACCGGTGACTGAAAGTGACATTGAGCATTCAAATTACCATAACTCCTTAACTACTTGCGCAATAAACGAAATCCCAGATTTTaaaagctgagaaatgctgCTTTCTAGACATTACGGGAATCAAGaaatcagtggcgggagagcctgtgagggaggggtggaagcagtgctgtagtgttaaaattagaggtgggtaaactctgaattttgtgatcatacagacctcgacgcgatgcgaagcaacgcaacacaaagcgttgcgactctgttaggctgtcctggctatattgcattatgttatcagtaaaagtcatatacaatcaatgataatgaataaatgtgttagtagtttgtagtttattaaatttaagaaaacagtaaagaaaagtatgtcaacacaacaacacaattgcagattaagaactatctactttttacagtagtgcccagagggccttcttgtcctccacgtcagttcctgccttgcacagaggagccatgaaccccagaacgcgtgtgcTTCTCGTGTgcccctctgtgcttctcctctctctattcgacctggtttctcctctccctgtgctctctgcatcattgcctgtcctcatattcaaaaatatgttgaatttaagagttaaccagttaagcagcctgtcaattacactgacaacataagttaaaggaacactcatgtactatgtcatcataaatagcctatacagcatgttttttttcatattgagAACTGActccgtgtgtttacacacctcctggatcctgattggtcgctccTGCAGcggcaaggcactgattggatgctcacagaccgtaatacagcgcagatgaaaatgattcagactacggcgtttatatgttcagcaataggaaacgtagtcttagctgtttgaAAATTaaaccaagtttatttcggattattccaacggaagaatacaaggcgcagggaacttggAGGTGCGTGAACGCCACTTAGAGTTGCGTAAACACTATTAATAGGTGcttaaacgctatttccaaaattcaagaggtgcgtaaacggcgtttacgtgcgtttaccctccactacagccctgggtgGAAGTGAGCCCAGCAGCCGAAAGTGacaggagagatggagatgtcTTACAAGTGTCTTACAAGTatcctactagtgtttcaccagtTTTGTTGTTACATTTAGGTGTTGTAAGTAAACgtaagggcggcacggtggtgtggtggttagcactgtcacctcacagcaagaaggtcctgggctcaactctgcccagtggcctttctgtgtggagtctgcatgttctccctgtgtctgcgtgggttcctCTCTGGGTTCTGCTctgggtactctggcttcctcccacagtccaaagacatcctctggggatcaggtagattggtgactctaaattgcccgtaggtgtgtgaatgtgagtgtgaatgattgtgtgtctctgtgtagccctgcgattggctggcaaccagtgcagggtgtaccctgtctctcgcccgaagttggctgggatggactccagactccagcccccccccccccctctctgcgaccctgtgtgcaggataagcagtttgaaaATTGATGAATGGAAGTTGAAATATTGGTATTGTTTGGGGTGTTTTACTCCACTACTCATTTCCTCCTATCATATAATTCCCCCCTTCCTTAAAACAGTCAGTCCATCTATCCattcagaagggtccgtcctctgctagatAGGCCCTAACTTTTCCATAAGAAGTTAATGTCCTTGTGCTTTACGATTTGTTGAAGTGTTTTCATATTTGCTTCAATTGGATTTCTGATTTTGTCCTGATCTTGACCTGATTCAGCATACATCCATTTACTTACTGCTAGagcagcctctcgtaccttattgctttattgaACAATAGTAtatgtcacgacctggctctttgggccatgacaagattggagttacactggtttccgaggtgtaacattctttatttaacacacaaaacaaaaaaccataaccattccagatgggatgcgaatgtcagtattatcggtagtgtaggatgtgcatgagggtaaagtgtaaatggtgggtgttgtccagggcatttaacccaaaggaaaaccggattcaacagacggctgccctaccacaccggacgtctgctggagagagaagagagcgacagactcaatgaatgaacacagggctttctaatctcagggcacctggcccaggtgccttcaatcaccaaatctcattggaaggctgctgcctccacagcaggggtcgtcacacCTCCCCCCTTAAGACGGGGTCCCGACAGGGATCACCGCAaactccaaaaacaacaacaaaaacatactaCCTTAGCACCCTCCACATTGAAACTAGCTCTGCTCTGCAACCAGGTACctaaaagaagcattttaagAGAGAGACGAGAACAAAGTGAAGAATGACAGGAGTTACATTTCATGATCACAATATTAACCCTGACCACTACAATTCAGACCATTGACAGTGTCACCCAATCCATCCCGCAGAACTGCCAAGGGACCACGCACTGTATGGCCAAAAACAAGGTCATTGGGACTAAACCCAGTGCTCTCCTGAACACCTTCTCGGGCTGACAACATCAGCCAAGGTAGTCCTTCCTCAcaatctctccctttctctgtgcAGTACGCATGCAACAAGGACTCAATGTCTGGTGAAAACGTTCAAATGCTCCCTGACTTTGCGCATGATAAGCAGACGCACGGTTATGAGTCACCTTCAACCGTTTCAACATCTGTCCAAACAAGTGCGATGTAAAGTTTGAACCTTGGTCGCTCTGAATCACACGCGTAACGCCAAAAATTGAAAAGAATTGTGTCAAGGCCTTCACTATTGATCTTGCAGAAATTGAACGCAAAGGATATACTGCAGAATATCTTGTTGTCTGGCACATCACAGACAGCAGAGAAGAACAACCAGACCTTGAGGTTGGTAAAGGCCCCACACAATCTATGATCAAATgctcaaacaaagtgaaaaacgtatcaggatccttctcattaAATCTGGGCATTAAACGCAAATTAGCCTCAACATCGAACCCGAGACGGACAGACTCCGGGAAACCTTCCTCTGCCATAGTCTGCGAAAGCTTACAGTCACAAATCAAACTCAATTTATACTGCTGCAATTCcggtttcattttttctgtttgctgccgaACCTTTTCGATTTGAATTTTCTGCTCAGTTTCCAAGTATAACCGGAacatcagcagctccttctgctgctcaaaaaaaaacccgacaagGAAGACAGACCAAACAGAACGCACCGTATTACcccccaaacgcacacaaacgaaGGCAACTTGCCCCGCGGAGTATTCCCCCTAACTGCCTAGTCCAAACTCTTACTAAACTCACCTAGTCTTCATGCAGCTTGCGGTGGGTAATTACGCACTGGAAACCAGCAGGTCCGAGAAGTCACCCACAAGTAGGCCACAACGCAGGATCCCACGGACGTGCTCCCGAGACAACCGTCCATAGACAGCTGACACTAACCACGTTGCCAcaacactacaaaaaaaaactgactcaACCCAAAGGGGAGACGCCACTATAACCTGACAgggaaactccaaacacagcGCATCAGGGCGGCAACACGTACTTTCTCTTTGGACCACGCGCAATCGACTTcgcgaaagagaaaaaaaaaccctctaaaCGCTTCCacaaccagagctacaacggaccaacgaaccagagctacaacggaccaacgaactacaacgaaccagagctacaacggaccaacgaactacaacgaaccagagctacaacggaccaacgaactacaacaaaccagagctacaacggaccaacgaactacaacaaaccagagctacaacggaccaacgaaccagagctacaacggaccaacgaactacaacgaaccagagctacaacggaccaacgaactacaacgaaccagagctacaacggaccaacgaactacaacgaaccagagctacaacggaccaacgaactacaacgaaccagagctacaacggaccaacgaactacaacgaaccagagctacaacgaaccaacgaactacaacgaaccagagctacaacgaaccaacgaactacaacgaaccagagctacaacggaccaacgaactacaacgaaccagagctacaacggaccaacgaactacaacgaaccagagctacaacggaccaacgaactacaacgaaccagagctacaactacaacggaccaaagaactacaacggaccaacgaaccagagctacaactacaacggaccaaagaaCTACAATACCAACGAACCAGAGCAAAACCTTCAAAATCCAGCATGACTCCCAAACTTTCCGCAACAGAGACAACCTGGCGATCACCACCAAACCAAACGCGCACCAACCGCTCACAGCTGatccacacaaaaacacgcgtCACACGAAATCTACACACTTGATCATCAAACAAATCACTGACCAGAattggacgagcccccatttgtcacgacctggctctttgggccatgacaagattggagttacactggtttccgaggtgtaacattctttatttaacacacaaaacaacaaaaaaccataaccattccagatgggatgcgaatgtcagtattatcggtagtgtaggatgtgcatgagggtaaagtgtaaatggtgggtgttgtccagggcatttaacccaaaggaaaaccggattcaacagacggctgccctaccacaccggacgtctgctggagagagaagagagcgacagactcaatgaatgaacacagggctttctaatctcagggcacctggcccaggtgccttcaatcaccaaatctcattggaaggctgctgcctccacagcaggggtcgtcacaaAGTGCTATCAATATTATGtttctgaagacatttagaAAACTATAATTCCATCAAGCCAACGTTCATGTAATGGGGCTATGGTCAGATCATGGACTACTTGTGTTGTGGCTAAAATGTCTGCAGCTAACGCTAGTTAGGGACCTAACGTTGGCTATTGTTAAGTAACGTGGTGCACATTTCCTACCTTAACCGGTGTGGAGGGAATTAAGTTTGCCCCTCGCATGCTCCTGAATTTTAGTTGGGCTAACAGAATGCCCAACGGGCAAACTATTATATTTAAGTCTCggaatgtcatttttttgtgtgcaacTAACGATTAATTAAGGGACATGAGGACCGTCATCGAGACTCGAGACACTGCAGCCGGACGTCATCTTCAAAGATATTTCTTTGTAAGATATAATGTCTGGTTAGCTGCTTGCATATgcttgtataaataaatatttatccatccatcgtcaaaccgcttatcctgcacacagggtcgcgggggggctggagtccatcccagccaactttgggcgatagacagggtacatcctggattggtcgccaatcacagggctacacagagacatacaaccattcacactcacacacctacgggcaatttaaagtccccaattaacctgatccgcagagcatgtctttggactgtgggaggaagccggagaacccggagagaacccacacagacactgggagaacatgcagactccacacagaaaggccactgggcggaatcgaacccaggaccttcttgctgtgaggcaacagtgctaaccataATAACTGTatcatacagttaaatttccatcccttgcttgtaaattaatgGCCAATGTCAGgaataaaactaataaaataaaaggaaaacctgtcaatttacaatattagcagactaccgtaattcaactgcatgttacatatattttatgaagtgatggaaatacacatacaaatgcagtgaatcacaatccatctacatctgttgtaggttaatgtatggaagcctatttaagccactgaaaaacaggtcctgtaagtcatcataatgagattcagtagccggaatgtaaagattataaatatttgtattattcaaagtgttcattgcctaaaagagatttgagtgttaattgtgaccgactgctccttaACGTGAcatcagacgcgtaatctcagttcatccagaataccggtcagtgcagttcaacatgggaggagtctctcattgcctcgtctctccaagtaacgttggtaagtgttatttgcctagcatgattaacattctccttccttacatcttgttgtcttcctcaattttgtaatattgatattttaccaatgacagtgtttctaaatattttattttggtttgttttacagaggcactggattaaggacgccagccgtttgctgcggtcaattgaaagtgttccaaagcgtattgttgcagttagtttaccatgttcctaatgatttcatgattcatttttttattattgtatacatgcggcatatttaatgttttgttcttggttgcAAATGtctaatatttttttcttaaagagatctaataaactccaaccactatgaccgaaatgagtttggttgtctgtctttaatttgtggggaattaaatgcaaaagtatacggttataagtaaacggtaacattctggtatttataacacaaaaacagtaattgtATGGTAATAAACTGTAATCTAATATACAACAACATACTGTAAAATatggtagggcactgtaaataaaacagtaagttactagcgtcaaccgccagtaaattgcagttaattcacagtaaaattagtTCAAGGTAACAGATAAAAGTTAACGGTAACAAACAGTAAACAGTAAATCAaatttacggtaacatagtgtaaaaaccatttacggtattataccgtaaaataacggtaaattcttGGCGTCCCTGCTGCCTGTAAAATCCTATTAATTTAcgatgacattttttagagcGTAGATACACCCTTCgtctccttctcactcagaaggcagcgcaggtactgattcaggctcttgt harbors:
- the LOC120808018 gene encoding pleckstrin homology domain-containing family F member 2-like, translated to MDTDEKLFLSTQNNRERIRAVENSFGPSGKPLYEPGRYLLGEGRLVKMTRKGPQPRRFFLFNDLLVYGSIIGRWHKKQMIIPLEDCQLEDLENGLSIKNQWLIRTPRKSFYVAAASQEEKRAWIQQIEDCRSILLQNRDCRTSSHFAKTCIPDSASAICMRCFDRFSVTQRRHHCRKCGFLVCAACSKTRAVIQHIHPTKCWRICIGCHTNSSSRTTEEAQRVCHWNEHHTERRSSDGSSEEEEAMEQMEDGDPPKWLNSQVENWPIYVNLQPHCTTTALCTGYHSSSSTRTTQEAQQVCHWNERHTERRYSDGEDGSSEEEEAEEQMEDDDPKWLNSQMENWPIYVNLQPHTCSPEHKKGEKKNSLVWPC